The following are encoded together in the Poseidonibacter lekithochrous genome:
- the pta gene encoding phosphate acetyltransferase: protein MGLIESIKEKAKLQLRTIVLPESEDERVLKAAQQVLDEKTANVVLIGNEETIKADAAACGAFIDGATIIDPKKFDKIDTYIDELVELRKKKGLSREEATEIMTTEPRFFGCMMVRLGDADGLVAGSNSPTADVLKAAIHVIKTAPGINTVSSAFIMETADGKFGDNGLILFADCAVIPEPNAEQLADIACATAATASSVVGLDPRVAMLSFSTKGSAKHPLVDKVQFAVDLLEERNVDFSFDGEMQADAAIVEAIGAKKAPGSEVAGKANVLVFPDLQSGNIGYKLVQRFAGAQAHGPVVQGLAKPVNDLSRGCSVEDIANLVAITATQIK, encoded by the coding sequence ATGGGTTTAATTGAAAGCATTAAAGAAAAAGCAAAATTACAGTTAAGAACAATTGTTCTTCCAGAGTCTGAAGATGAGAGAGTATTAAAAGCTGCTCAACAAGTTTTAGATGAGAAAACAGCAAATGTTGTATTAATTGGAAATGAAGAAACTATTAAAGCTGATGCAGCAGCTTGTGGTGCATTTATTGATGGAGCAACAATTATTGATCCTAAGAAATTTGATAAGATTGATACATATATAGATGAATTAGTTGAATTAAGAAAGAAAAAAGGTTTATCTAGAGAAGAAGCTACTGAAATCATGACTACTGAGCCAAGATTCTTTGGTTGTATGATGGTAAGACTTGGAGATGCAGACGGTTTAGTTGCAGGTTCTAATTCACCAACTGCTGATGTATTAAAAGCAGCAATTCATGTAATCAAAACAGCTCCTGGTATTAACACAGTATCATCTGCGTTTATTATGGAAACAGCTGACGGTAAATTTGGAGACAATGGTCTTATTTTATTTGCAGACTGTGCAGTAATTCCTGAGCCTAATGCTGAGCAATTAGCAGATATCGCTTGTGCAACAGCAGCAACAGCTAGTTCAGTGGTTGGACTTGATCCTAGAGTTGCTATGTTATCTTTCTCAACAAAAGGGAGTGCTAAGCACCCATTAGTTGATAAAGTACAATTTGCAGTTGATTTATTAGAAGAAAGAAATGTTGATTTCTCTTTTGATGGTGAAATGCAAGCAGATGCAGCAATCGTTGAAGCAATTGGAGCTAAAAAAGCACCAGGTTCAGAAGTAGCTGGAAAAGCAAATGTATTAGTATTCCCTGACTTACAGTCTGGAAATATTGGATATAAATTAGTACAAAGATTCGCAGGAGCACAAGCTCATGGACCAGTTGTTCAAGGTTTAGCAAAACCTGTTAATGACTTATCTAGAGGATGTTCAGTAGAAGATATCGCTAATTTAGTTGCAATTACTGCAACTCAAATCAAATAA
- a CDS encoding DUF485 domain-containing protein: MNDELVQRIKNNSKYQELVKKRSGFALKLSIFVLVMFYAYILTIAFNPSVLGTLTGEGVMTIAFPVAAAIIVVSFITTLIYVKRANGEFEDLTNEIKADVKDLL, encoded by the coding sequence ATGAATGATGAGTTAGTACAACGAATCAAAAATAACTCTAAATATCAAGAGTTAGTTAAGAAAAGAAGTGGTTTCGCCCTGAAATTATCGATTTTCGTATTAGTGATGTTTTATGCATATATTTTAACAATTGCATTTAATCCTAGTGTATTAGGAACATTAACTGGTGAGGGTGTTATGACAATTGCATTCCCAGTTGCGGCTGCAATTATTGTAGTAAGTTTCATTACAACATTAATTTATGTTAAAAGAGCAAACGGTGAGTTTGAAGATTTAACTAATGAAATTAAAGCTGATGTAAAGGATTTATTATAA
- a CDS encoding 3'-5' exonuclease has product MFRIINNYFSKKRLKDQNYSYLFDKPHEDEYVCFDCETTGLDPKKDDIISIGAVIIKNNVVISSKKFVRFVKPKTKLQADAIKIHHIRECDLEDADDINNVIEEFIDYIGNRTLVGYFLEFDISMVNKYLKPKIGIKLPNKALEVSEIYYDYKIEKIPQANIDLRFDTIMEDLDIPVMGKHDAYNDALMTSLIFIKLKNLPKVKIK; this is encoded by the coding sequence ATGTTTAGAATCATCAATAACTACTTTAGTAAAAAGAGATTAAAGGATCAAAACTATTCTTACCTTTTTGATAAACCACATGAAGATGAGTATGTGTGTTTTGATTGTGAGACAACAGGATTAGATCCTAAAAAAGATGATATTATCTCAATAGGTGCAGTTATTATTAAAAATAATGTGGTTATATCTAGTAAAAAATTTGTAAGATTTGTAAAACCTAAAACAAAACTACAAGCAGATGCAATTAAAATTCATCACATACGTGAGTGTGATCTTGAAGATGCAGATGATATTAATAACGTAATTGAAGAATTTATAGATTATATTGGAAATAGAACTTTAGTTGGTTATTTCCTAGAATTTGATATTTCTATGGTTAACAAATATTTAAAACCAAAAATTGGTATTAAACTTCCAAATAAAGCATTAGAAGTTTCTGAGATTTATTATGATTATAAAATAGAAAAAATACCTCAAGCAAATATTGATCTTAGGTTCGACACAATTATGGAAGATTTAGATATTCCAGTAATGGGTAAGCATGATGCATATAATGATGCTTTAATGACTTCTTTAATTTTTATTAAGTTAAAAAACTTACCAAAAGTAAAAATAAAGTAG
- a CDS encoding cation acetate symporter, whose protein sequence is MLKILALLSVFAVAMFAAGDATFEATKRELNIPAIIMFFIFVGGTLAITYWAAKRTKSASDFYTAGGGISGFQNGMAIAGDYMSAASFLGLSGLVYLKGYDGLVYAVGFLVGWPVILFLMAEKLRNLGKFTFADIAAYRLGQKEIRSLAAAGSLAVVTLYLIAQMVGSGKLIQVLFGLEYEYAVILVGIMMIVYVTFGGMLATTWVQIIKAVLLLSGVTFMGYMVLSHFGFSFEALATKAVETHTLGQDIMAPGGFISDPISAISLGLALMLGTAGLPHVLMRFFTVGNAKEARKSVVYATGFIGYFYLVIAIIGLGAIVFLNSPEGQQYFVDGQLFGGNNMAAIHLSHVVGGNVFLGFISAVAFATILAVVSGLTLAGASAISHDLYASVINTNATEEQEIAVSKRATIAIGVVGVVLGIAFEHQNIAFMVGLAFAIAASANFPILFLSIYWSKLTTRGAFIGGFLGLLTAVVLVILGPVVWVSVLGNAEAIFPYKHPALFSVSVAFIGIWFFSITDKSQRAKDEIKAYEAQSVRAETGIGADGAVDH, encoded by the coding sequence ATGTTAAAAATATTAGCACTACTTTCTGTATTCGCTGTAGCAATGTTTGCTGCTGGTGATGCAACATTTGAGGCAACTAAAAGAGAATTAAATATTCCTGCGATTATTATGTTCTTTATCTTTGTTGGTGGTACTTTAGCTATTACTTACTGGGCTGCAAAAAGAACTAAATCTGCTAGTGATTTCTATACAGCAGGTGGAGGAATTTCTGGTTTCCAAAATGGTATGGCAATTGCGGGTGACTACATGTCAGCTGCATCTTTCTTAGGTCTTTCAGGTTTAGTATACCTTAAAGGTTATGATGGATTAGTTTATGCTGTTGGATTTTTAGTTGGTTGGCCTGTAATTTTATTCTTAATGGCTGAAAAATTAAGAAACTTAGGTAAATTTACATTCGCTGATATTGCTGCATATAGATTAGGTCAAAAAGAGATTAGATCTCTTGCTGCTGCGGGTTCTTTAGCAGTTGTTACTTTATATCTTATTGCTCAAATGGTTGGTTCTGGAAAGTTAATTCAAGTATTATTTGGTTTAGAATATGAATATGCAGTTATCCTTGTTGGAATTATGATGATTGTATATGTTACTTTTGGTGGGATGTTAGCAACTACTTGGGTACAAATTATTAAAGCTGTATTATTACTTTCTGGTGTAACTTTCATGGGTTACATGGTATTAAGTCACTTTGGATTCTCATTCGAAGCATTAGCAACAAAAGCTGTTGAAACTCATACGTTAGGTCAAGATATTATGGCGCCTGGAGGATTTATATCCGATCCAATCTCCGCAATTTCACTTGGTTTAGCTCTTATGTTAGGTACTGCGGGTTTACCTCACGTTCTTATGAGATTCTTTACTGTTGGAAATGCTAAAGAAGCTAGAAAATCTGTTGTTTATGCAACTGGATTTATTGGTTACTTCTACTTAGTTATTGCTATTATTGGTCTTGGAGCAATTGTATTCTTAAACTCTCCAGAAGGTCAACAGTACTTTGTTGATGGTCAATTATTTGGTGGAAATAATATGGCTGCAATTCACTTATCACATGTTGTTGGTGGAAATGTATTCTTAGGATTTATTTCAGCTGTTGCATTTGCTACTATTTTAGCGGTTGTTTCTGGTCTTACTCTTGCAGGTGCATCTGCAATTTCACATGACCTTTACGCATCTGTTATTAATACTAATGCTACTGAAGAGCAAGAAATTGCTGTATCAAAAAGAGCAACAATTGCAATTGGTGTAGTTGGTGTTGTATTAGGTATTGCTTTCGAGCACCAAAATATTGCATTTATGGTTGGTCTTGCATTTGCTATTGCTGCATCTGCTAACTTCCCAATTTTATTCTTATCAATTTACTGGTCTAAGTTAACAACTAGAGGAGCATTCATTGGTGGGTTCTTAGGATTACTTACTGCGGTAGTGCTTGTAATTTTAGGTCCTGTTGTATGGGTATCTGTTTTAGGAAATGCTGAAGCTATTTTCCCTTATAAACACCCTGCACTATTCTCAGTATCTGTTGCATTCATTGGTATTTGGTTCTTCTCAATTACTGATAAATCGCAAAGAGCAAAAGATGAAATTAAAGCTTATGAAGCACAAAGTGTTAGAGCTGAAACTGGAATCGGAGCTGACGGAGCTGTTGATCACTAA
- a CDS encoding 3'-5' exonuclease: MFDNFLRSWNKRKLKDDKYLYLFDEPKEHEYICLDCETTGLSPRKDEILSIGAVLIKENKILMRKTLNIFVKPSKNVTAESIKIHHIRPIDLENAVEPEVAIKELLEFIGNRPIVGYYINFDIAMISKYTKKFIGIKLPNESIEVSSMYYKTRKKTSEYEFIDLKFDTILKELDIPELGKHDALNDAIMTSMMFLKLRHITPAKTTFYTN; this comes from the coding sequence ATGTTTGATAATTTTTTAAGAAGCTGGAATAAAAGAAAACTAAAAGATGATAAATATCTATATCTATTTGATGAACCTAAAGAACATGAATATATATGCTTAGATTGTGAAACTACTGGGCTTAGTCCTAGAAAAGATGAAATACTTTCAATTGGTGCAGTTTTAATAAAAGAAAATAAAATATTAATGAGAAAAACTCTTAATATTTTTGTTAAACCTTCAAAAAATGTAACCGCTGAATCAATTAAAATTCATCATATTAGACCTATAGATTTAGAAAATGCAGTTGAACCAGAAGTAGCAATAAAAGAGTTATTAGAATTTATTGGAAATCGACCTATTGTTGGATATTACATAAATTTTGATATTGCAATGATATCAAAATATACAAAAAAATTCATTGGTATAAAACTTCCAAATGAATCAATTGAAGTTTCTTCAATGTATTATAAAACAAGAAAAAAAACTAGTGAATATGAATTTATTGATTTAAAATTTGACACAATTTTAAAAGAATTAGATATTCCAGAACTTGGAAAACATGATGCACTAAATGATGCAATTATGACTTCAATGATGTTTTTAAAATTAAGACACATCACTCCTGCAAAAACAACTTTTTACACGAATTAG
- a CDS encoding cation acetate symporter, which translates to MLKILAIISIIALSAFAAGDASFEATKRELNIPAIIMFFVFIVFTLGLTVWAARRTKSASDFYTAGGGITGFQNGLAIAGDYMSAAAFLGVSGLIYLKGYDGVIYAVSFLVGWPIILFFMAEKLRNLGKFTFADIAAYRLGQKEIRTLAAFGTLSVVVLYLIAQMVGAGKLIQVLFGMEYEFAVILVGIMMIIYVTFGGMLATTWVQIIKACLLLTGVSFMAIMVLYSFDFSFESLAVKAVENHSAGESILAPGGFISDPISAISLGMALMLGTAGLPHVLMRFFTVGNAKEARKSVVYATGFVGYFWVIITIVGFGAIAFLNSADGAQYFVDGKLFGGNNMASIHLSHMLGGNAFLGFISAVAFATILAVVSGLTLAGASAISHDLYSNVINPKATDEQIVKISRYTVVVVGIVGVTLGIAFEEQNIAYMVGLAFGIAASANFPILFLSIYWRGLTTRGAFIGGLIGLLTAITLVIVGPIVWVSILGNEEALFPYKHPALFSVTIAFVSIWLFSKTDSSERGRNEKEMYRAQNVRANTGIGSAGAVDH; encoded by the coding sequence ATGTTAAAAATTTTAGCAATCATTTCAATTATAGCTTTAAGTGCATTTGCTGCTGGAGATGCATCTTTTGAAGCAACAAAAAGAGAACTTAATATACCTGCGATTATTATGTTCTTTGTTTTTATTGTTTTTACTTTAGGTTTAACAGTATGGGCTGCAAGAAGAACGAAATCAGCATCTGATTTCTATACTGCTGGTGGAGGAATTACTGGTTTCCAAAATGGATTAGCAATTGCTGGTGATTATATGTCAGCTGCTGCATTCCTTGGTGTATCTGGTTTAATTTACTTAAAAGGTTATGATGGAGTTATCTATGCTGTTTCATTCTTAGTTGGATGGCCAATTATTTTATTCTTCATGGCTGAGAAGTTAAGAAACTTAGGTAAATTTACATTTGCTGATATTGCTGCATACAGATTAGGACAAAAAGAGATTAGAACTCTTGCTGCGTTTGGTACTTTATCTGTTGTTGTTTTATACTTAATTGCTCAAATGGTTGGAGCTGGTAAACTTATTCAAGTATTATTTGGTATGGAATATGAATTCGCTGTAATTCTTGTTGGTATTATGATGATTATTTATGTAACTTTTGGTGGTATGCTTGCAACTACTTGGGTACAAATTATTAAAGCTTGTTTATTATTAACAGGTGTATCATTCATGGCAATAATGGTTCTTTACTCATTTGATTTCTCATTTGAATCTTTAGCAGTTAAAGCTGTTGAAAATCACAGTGCTGGTGAATCAATTTTAGCACCAGGTGGATTTATTTCTGACCCAATCTCTGCTATTTCATTAGGTATGGCATTAATGTTAGGAACTGCTGGTCTTCCACATGTACTTATGAGATTCTTTACTGTTGGTAATGCAAAAGAAGCTAGAAAATCTGTTGTTTATGCAACTGGTTTTGTTGGTTACTTCTGGGTTATTATTACTATCGTTGGTTTTGGTGCAATCGCATTCTTAAACTCAGCAGATGGTGCACAGTATTTTGTTGATGGTAAATTATTCGGTGGAAATAATATGGCATCTATTCACTTATCACATATGTTAGGTGGAAATGCATTCTTAGGATTTATTTCAGCTGTTGCTTTTGCAACTATTTTAGCGGTTGTTTCAGGACTTACTTTAGCAGGTGCTTCAGCAATTTCGCATGACTTATACTCAAATGTAATTAATCCAAAAGCTACTGATGAGCAAATTGTAAAAATCTCTAGATATACAGTTGTTGTTGTTGGTATTGTTGGTGTTACTTTAGGTATTGCATTTGAAGAGCAAAATATTGCATACATGGTTGGATTAGCATTCGGTATTGCTGCATCTGCTAACTTCCCAATTTTATTTCTTTCAATTTACTGGAGAGGATTAACGACTAGAGGTGCATTCATTGGTGGATTAATTGGATTATTAACTGCTATTACTTTAGTTATTGTTGGACCTATTGTATGGGTTTCTATTTTAGGAAATGAAGAAGCTTTATTCCCTTATAAACACCCTGCTTTATTCTCTGTAACTATAGCATTTGTTTCAATTTGGTTATTCTCTAAAACAGATTCATCTGAAAGAGGTAGAAACGAAAAAGAAATGTATAGAGCACAAAATGTTAGAGCAAATACAGGTATTGGTTCAGCTGGAGCAGTTGATCACTAG
- a CDS encoding acetate/propionate family kinase: protein MLVFILNAGSSSLKYQLMNPVNKEVLAVGLCERIGIDGVLKHEFGEDQKVKLEVSMPTHKEAIELVLKTLTEGEGKVINSIDDIEAIGHRAVHGGEDFAGSVMVTDKVIDKMKELIPLAPLHNPANIMGMEICAQLMPGKPNVAVFDTAFHQTMPDYAYMYPLPYDQYTKNGVRKYGFHGTSHYFVSNEARNMLDKKHNTRIIVCHLGNGSSVSAIFDGKCIDTSMGLTPVQGLMMGTRSGDIGAGAIQYMMDTEKWDIQEMLNVLNKKSGIVGISGKSSDLREVLEGMEDGDDRCRLTVDMIAYIIKKYVGSYAAALDGVDALCFTGGIGENAALIREKVCAGLDYMGLNIDPTKNNKRSGEARDISTNGSSGRIFVIPTNEEYVIANDTYKIVSGISE from the coding sequence ATGTTAGTATTTATTTTAAACGCAGGAAGTTCATCATTAAAGTATCAATTAATGAATCCAGTAAACAAGGAAGTTTTAGCAGTAGGACTATGTGAAAGAATCGGAATTGATGGTGTTTTAAAACACGAATTTGGTGAAGATCAAAAAGTTAAATTAGAAGTTTCTATGCCAACTCACAAGGAAGCAATTGAGTTAGTATTAAAAACATTAACTGAAGGTGAAGGTAAAGTTATTAACTCTATTGATGATATTGAAGCAATCGGACATAGAGCAGTACATGGTGGGGAAGACTTTGCTGGTTCTGTTATGGTTACAGATAAAGTAATTGATAAAATGAAAGAATTAATACCTTTAGCTCCATTACATAACCCAGCAAACATTATGGGTATGGAAATCTGTGCACAATTAATGCCAGGTAAACCAAATGTAGCTGTATTTGATACTGCATTCCACCAAACTATGCCTGATTACGCATATATGTATCCACTTCCTTATGATCAATACACTAAAAATGGTGTTAGAAAATATGGATTCCATGGTACATCTCACTACTTCGTATCAAATGAAGCTAGAAATATGTTAGATAAAAAACATAATACTAGAATTATTGTTTGTCACTTAGGAAATGGTTCTTCTGTTTCTGCTATCTTTGATGGTAAATGTATTGATACTTCAATGGGTCTTACTCCAGTTCAAGGTTTAATGATGGGAACTAGATCTGGTGATATTGGTGCAGGTGCTATTCAATACATGATGGATACTGAAAAATGGGATATCCAAGAAATGTTAAACGTACTTAACAAAAAATCAGGTATCGTTGGTATTTCTGGAAAATCTTCTGACTTAAGAGAAGTTCTTGAAGGTATGGAAGATGGTGATGATAGATGTAGATTAACTGTTGATATGATTGCTTACATTATTAAAAAATATGTTGGATCTTATGCTGCTGCACTTGATGGTGTTGATGCATTATGTTTCACAGGTGGTATTGGTGAAAATGCTGCATTAATCAGAGAAAAAGTTTGTGCTGGTTTAGATTACATGGGATTAAATATTGACCCAACTAAAAATAACAAAAGATCTGGTGAAGCTAGAGATATCTCTACTAATGGTTCATCTGGTAGAATTTTTGTTATTCCTACAAATGAAGAGTACGTTATTGCTAACGATACTTACAAAATCGTTTCTGGAATTTCTGAGTAA
- a CDS encoding acetate/propionate family kinase yields MLVFILNAGSSSLKYQLMNPETTEVLASGLCERIGIDGRLVHEANETKTKKDLDMPTHKEAIEIVLDVLTQGENKVINSIEDIDSIGHRVVHGGEYFSTSVLIDEDVVSKLKELIPLAPLHNPAHIIGIEICKELMPTKPNVAVFDTAFHQTMPASSFMYAVPYEDYKEHKVRKYGFHGTSHFYVSDQAKQMLNKEDSKVIVCHLGNGSSICAVRDGKSIDTSMGLTPLEGLMMGTRSGDLDPAVISYLMERKDMSANEMTNYLNKKSGLLGVSGISSDLREIIEAAANGDERANTTIDMKCNRIKKYICSYAGMLEGVDAICFTAGIGENADLIRERVCSGLEFMGVEIDNEKNQVRNDQNREINKETSKTKIFVIPTNEELVIAKDTYNLTKA; encoded by the coding sequence ATGTTAGTATTTATTTTAAATGCAGGTAGTTCATCATTAAAGTATCAATTAATGAACCCTGAAACTACAGAAGTTTTAGCTTCTGGACTTTGTGAAAGAATTGGTATTGATGGAAGATTAGTACATGAAGCTAATGAAACTAAAACAAAAAAAGATTTAGATATGCCTACACATAAAGAGGCAATTGAAATTGTTTTAGATGTTTTAACACAAGGTGAAAATAAAGTTATAAACTCAATTGAAGATATTGACTCAATTGGACATAGAGTTGTTCATGGTGGAGAGTACTTCTCTACTTCAGTTCTTATTGATGAAGATGTTGTTTCAAAATTAAAAGAATTAATTCCATTAGCACCTTTACATAATCCAGCACATATTATTGGTATTGAGATTTGTAAAGAATTAATGCCTACAAAACCAAATGTAGCAGTATTTGATACAGCATTCCACCAAACTATGCCAGCTAGTTCATTTATGTATGCAGTTCCATATGAAGATTATAAAGAACATAAAGTTAGAAAATATGGATTCCATGGAACTTCTCACTTCTATGTATCAGATCAAGCAAAACAAATGTTAAATAAAGAAGATTCTAAAGTTATTGTTTGTCACTTAGGAAATGGTTCTTCAATTTGTGCAGTTAGAGATGGAAAATCAATTGATACTTCAATGGGACTTACTCCACTTGAAGGTCTAATGATGGGTACTAGATCTGGAGATTTAGACCCAGCTGTTATTTCTTACTTAATGGAAAGAAAAGATATGAGTGCAAATGAAATGACTAACTATTTAAATAAAAAATCTGGTTTACTTGGAGTATCTGGAATTTCTTCTGATTTAAGAGAAATTATTGAAGCTGCTGCAAATGGTGATGAAAGAGCTAATACAACTATTGATATGAAATGTAATAGAATTAAAAAATACATTTGTTCATATGCAGGAATGCTTGAAGGTGTAGATGCAATTTGTTTCACTGCTGGAATTGGTGAAAATGCAGATTTAATTAGAGAAAGAGTTTGTTCTGGTTTAGAATTTATGGGAGTTGAAATTGACAATGAAAAAAATCAAGTAAGAAACGATCAAAATAGAGAAATCAATAAAGAAACATCTAAGACAAAAATCTTTGTAATTCCTACTAATGAAGAATTAGTAATTGCTAAAGATACTTACAATTTAACAAAAGCGTAA
- a CDS encoding DUF485 domain-containing protein, with amino-acid sequence MKDELVERIENNPKYQELVSKRNSFGIKLGIFVLVMFYAFILTIAFNKEVLATKIGEGLTTVAFPIALAILVISFITTLIYVKRANGEFEDLTNDIKEDVKDLL; translated from the coding sequence ATGAAGGACGAATTAGTAGAAAGAATCGAAAATAATCCTAAGTATCAAGAACTAGTTTCTAAAAGAAATAGTTTTGGTATTAAACTTGGGATTTTTGTACTAGTTATGTTTTATGCATTTATTTTAACAATTGCATTTAACAAAGAAGTATTAGCTACAAAAATTGGTGAAGGGCTTACAACAGTAGCATTTCCTATTGCTTTAGCAATCTTAGTAATTAGTTTTATCACAACTCTTATTTATGTTAAAAGAGCAAATGGTGAGTTTGAAGACTTAACTAATGATATTAAAGAAGACGTAAAGGATTTATTATAA
- a CDS encoding putative nucleotidyltransferase substrate binding domain-containing protein, which yields MSILEQKTFLTSIHPFEHLNKVQLETFAENIDIVYFKKNEILQKQGSEPTHLYFVLKGIVQETLNDEVLSIFSKNEIFDPISLVENYSKHTFITAQETICYSLPREIFIKTLHENTELESFFFQTISQKLNNHINQEKNKDMANIMVAKIKDAQIHPAVIIDTEKTIFEAATIIKKEKVPTVLLKDQDGEMYIVTDSDFRQKVILNRMDFDDKIVKIASKGLVYVNENDFLFNAQLIMAKHGLKRVVVKNNKGEIIGILDQISLSSFFATNTFAVSNEIVKAETVDELKAASHSFMKIIKSLNAKGVKIEFISKLINQLNRKLLNKLYNILAPIQLQGKSCLVVMGSEGRGEQVLKTDQDNALIIDDDCEITDEELQTFTNKFTDTLVDFGFPRCEGNIMVSNPYWCRRKSDFKDLIYSWVNEPNPDNLMNVAIFYDSVCASGDIDIILELKEYLFKAGADSQAFKSNFAKVIMNFDVPLGFFDGFVFDSANNDHKNELDIKKGGIFILVQSVRALSLEKKLFNTNTNKRIKVLTEQGVFDDEFAQELIMAFNFLSNLKLKSNLEKLDKNEVIDNYINPDNLNTMQKDLLKDSFKIINKLKKKLEYHFKLNYV from the coding sequence ATGAGTATATTAGAACAAAAAACTTTTCTGACATCAATTCATCCCTTTGAACATTTGAACAAAGTTCAATTAGAAACATTTGCGGAAAATATTGATATTGTTTATTTTAAAAAAAATGAGATTTTACAAAAACAAGGAAGTGAACCAACACATTTATATTTTGTATTAAAAGGTATCGTTCAAGAAACATTAAACGATGAAGTACTTTCAATTTTTTCAAAGAATGAAATATTTGATCCAATTTCACTTGTTGAAAACTATTCAAAGCACACATTTATTACTGCACAAGAAACTATCTGTTATTCATTACCTAGAGAAATTTTCATTAAAACATTACATGAAAATACTGAATTAGAGAGTTTTTTCTTTCAGACTATTTCACAAAAACTTAATAATCATATCAATCAAGAAAAAAATAAAGATATGGCAAATATTATGGTTGCTAAAATCAAAGATGCTCAAATACATCCAGCTGTAATTATTGACACTGAAAAAACAATTTTTGAAGCAGCAACTATAATAAAGAAAGAAAAAGTACCAACGGTATTATTAAAAGACCAAGATGGGGAAATGTATATTGTTACTGATTCAGATTTTAGACAAAAAGTAATTTTAAATAGAATGGACTTTGATGATAAAATTGTAAAAATTGCATCAAAAGGTTTAGTTTATGTAAATGAAAATGACTTTTTATTTAATGCTCAACTTATAATGGCAAAACATGGTCTAAAAAGAGTTGTAGTAAAAAATAATAAAGGCGAAATAATTGGTATTCTTGATCAAATATCTTTATCTTCTTTCTTTGCGACTAACACATTTGCTGTATCCAATGAAATTGTAAAAGCTGAAACAGTTGATGAGTTAAAGGCAGCATCACACTCATTTATGAAAATCATTAAATCACTTAATGCAAAAGGTGTAAAAATTGAATTTATTTCTAAATTAATTAATCAATTAAATAGAAAACTTCTAAATAAACTTTATAATATTCTTGCACCAATTCAACTGCAAGGTAAGTCTTGTTTAGTTGTTATGGGAAGTGAAGGAAGAGGAGAACAAGTTCTTAAAACTGATCAAGATAATGCTTTAATTATTGATGATGATTGTGAGATTACAGATGAAGAGTTACAAACATTTACAAACAAATTTACAGATACTTTAGTAGATTTTGGTTTTCCAAGATGCGAAGGTAATATTATGGTTTCAAATCCATACTGGTGTAGAAGAAAATCTGATTTCAAAGATTTAATTTATTCATGGGTAAATGAACCAAATCCTGATAATTTAATGAATGTAGCAATTTTCTACGATTCAGTTTGTGCATCAGGGGATATTGACATAATATTAGAATTAAAAGAGTATCTATTTAAAGCTGGAGCTGATTCTCAAGCTTTCAAATCTAATTTTGCAAAAGTAATTATGAATTTTGATGTACCTTTAGGATTCTTTGATGGATTTGTATTTGATAGTGCTAATAATGATCATAAAAATGAGCTTGATATTAAAAAAGGCGGTATATTCATATTAGTACAAAGTGTTAGAGCTTTAAGTTTAGAGAAAAAACTATTTAATACTAATACAAATAAAAGAATCAAGGTATTAACAGAACAAGGTGTATTTGATGATGAGTTTGCACAAGAGTTAATAATGGCATTTAATTTCTTATCAAATCTAAAATTAAAATCTAATCTTGAAAAACTTGATAAAAACGAGGTTATTGATAACTATATCAACCCAGATAATCTAAATACAATGCAAAAAGATTTATTAAAAGATTCATTCAAAATCATTAATAAACTAAAGAAAAAACTAGAATATCATTTTAAGTTGAACTATGTTTAG